GCCTATATACTTCTTTGCCGTCTTTATCGAAGAAAATTTGAGTTGGTATAGCTCTAATGCCGAATCTTCCTGACTGGTCTCTGTTTTCCCATACATCAATAAAAACAATCGCCGCTTTTCCTTTATAAACTTTCTCCATTTTTTCCATAATAGGCGCCATCATTTTGCAAGGAATACATTTTTTAGCGCCTAAATCAATCATAGTTACCATGCCTTTAACCGGCACATTGTTCAAATCAATCGGAACATTAATATCAATAGGTTTCGGTTCACTATTAGAGTCAGCATTAGAATCATTTACAAAAAATTGTTGATGAATCGCTCCAACAAATCCGGCAATCAATAACGCAATAAGTATCCCATATCTAATTTTTTTCATTATTCCTCCATATTAACAGCAACAGCCAGAAGAATTAGAATTACTGCTACAACCACAACCGCAAACCGATGCACAAACTTTTTTTACGGCTTCTTTAACTTTTTCCAATTCGTCTGTATTTATTTT
This genomic window from Desulfobacterales bacterium contains:
- a CDS encoding thioredoxin family protein; translation: MKKIRYGILIALLIAGFVGAIHQQFFVNDSNADSNSEPKPIDINVPIDLNNVPVKGMVTMIDLGAKKCIPCKMMAPIMEKMEKVYKGKAAIVFIDVWENRDQSGRFGIRAIPTQIFFDKDGKEVYRHTGYLGEQEIIAQLKKMGVDPPKVN